The following proteins are co-located in the Actinomycetes bacterium genome:
- the trxB gene encoding thioredoxin-disulfide reductase, with product MTDVRNVIIIGSGPAGYTAAVYAARANLAPLVFEGAVTAGGALMNTTEVENFPGFPDGVMGPDLMDNLRKQAEKFGAELVADDVTAVDLTGEIKVVTDGSGGTHRARSVIVATGSGYRELGLPNEKRLSGHGVSWCATCDGFFFRDQDIAVVGGGDTAMEEATFLTRFARSVTIVHRRDTLRASKVMADRALANDKIRFAWNSEVVDVLGDGKVTGVRLRNIVTGEESTLDATGLFLAIGHDPRSDLFVGQLHRDEEGYLIVDHPSTRTNVPGVFACGDVVDHIYRQAITAAGTGCQSALDAERFLADLDDAAATGQPSAAAHSSVTV from the coding sequence GTGACCGACGTCCGCAACGTCATCATCATCGGCTCCGGACCCGCCGGCTACACCGCCGCCGTCTACGCAGCCCGCGCCAACCTGGCGCCGCTGGTCTTCGAAGGCGCGGTGACCGCAGGTGGGGCGCTCATGAACACCACCGAGGTGGAGAACTTCCCCGGCTTCCCCGACGGCGTCATGGGTCCCGACCTGATGGACAACCTGCGCAAGCAGGCCGAGAAGTTCGGCGCCGAGCTGGTCGCCGACGACGTCACCGCCGTGGACCTCACCGGCGAGATCAAGGTCGTCACCGACGGTTCCGGCGGCACCCACCGGGCCCGCTCGGTCATCGTGGCCACCGGCTCCGGTTACCGCGAGCTGGGCCTGCCGAACGAGAAGCGGCTGTCCGGGCACGGCGTGTCGTGGTGTGCGACCTGCGACGGGTTCTTCTTCCGCGACCAGGACATCGCGGTCGTCGGCGGTGGAGACACCGCCATGGAGGAGGCCACCTTCCTCACCCGGTTCGCCCGCTCGGTCACGATCGTGCACCGGCGCGACACGCTGCGCGCGTCCAAGGTCATGGCCGACCGCGCCCTCGCCAACGACAAGATCCGCTTCGCCTGGAACTCCGAGGTCGTCGACGTCCTGGGCGACGGCAAGGTGACCGGGGTCCGACTGCGCAACATCGTCACCGGCGAGGAGTCCACCCTCGACGCCACCGGGCTGTTCCTGGCCATCGGGCACGACCCGCGCAGCGACCTGTTCGTCGGCCAGCTGCACCGGGACGAGGAGGGCTACCTCATCGTCGACCACCCCAGCACCCGGACCAACGTGCCCGGCGTGTTCGCCTGCGGCGACGTCGTCGACCACATCTACCGACAGGCCATCACCGCGGCCGGCACCGGCTGCCAGTCCGCCCTCGACGCCGAGCGGTTCCTGGCCGACCTGGACGACGCGGCCGCCACCGGCCAGCCGTCCGCGGCCGCACACTCCTCCGTCACCGTCTGA
- the trxA gene encoding thioredoxin yields the protein MGAHAKAVTDDSFATDVLASEKPVIVDFWAEWCGPCRAVSPILEEIAGEHADKISVVKLNVDENPRTAAAYGITSIPTMNVYQGGQLVKQIIGAKPKAALLRDLAGFIA from the coding sequence ATGGGTGCCCACGCCAAGGCTGTGACTGACGACTCGTTCGCCACCGACGTGCTGGCCAGCGAGAAGCCGGTCATCGTCGACTTTTGGGCCGAGTGGTGCGGCCCGTGCCGCGCGGTGTCACCGATCCTCGAGGAGATCGCCGGCGAGCACGCCGACAAGATCTCGGTGGTCAAGCTCAACGTCGACGAGAACCCGCGCACGGCGGCCGCCTACGGGATCACCTCGATCCCGACCATGAACGTCTACCAGGGCGGCCAGCTGGTCAAGCAGATCATCGGCGCCAAGCCCAAGGCCGCGCTGCTGCGCGACCTGGCCGGCTTCATCGCCTGA
- a CDS encoding N-acetylmuramoyl-L-alanine amidase, protein MAHSTYRLGDHGTAVAEVRVLLYRLDLLARPADTVDLRAGDLFDRDVDRAVRTFQQRRGVTVDGIVGPVTWRLLEEAHWRLGDRVLAHVPGHLLAGDDVTTLQRRLLDLGFDVGRVDGVFGTHTERAVKEFQRNVGSTVDGLCGPLTFRALERLSRTVVGGAPEALWEAERIRHRGRLRVVLIDPGHGGLDRGACAPERPEVDEARLAEDLAARVEGRLAVSGVVVHLSRGRLRPGDPAPDDGERAAVANRLDADLVISLHCDASADRMANGVATYYYGNRALGVHSAIGETFAGLVQDEIAARTGLRDCHTHGKTWGLLRHTVMPAVRIEVGYLTHPQDAARLADPAFRDLVAEAVVAAVQRLSEPRDEDPRVLRLPHLVG, encoded by the coding sequence ATGGCGCATTCCACGTACCGGCTCGGCGACCACGGCACGGCCGTGGCCGAGGTCCGCGTGCTGCTGTACCGGCTGGACCTGCTGGCCCGGCCCGCGGACACCGTCGACCTACGTGCCGGCGACCTGTTCGACCGCGACGTCGACCGTGCGGTGCGCACCTTCCAGCAGCGCCGCGGGGTGACCGTCGACGGCATCGTCGGCCCGGTCACCTGGCGGCTGCTGGAGGAGGCGCACTGGCGGCTCGGGGACCGCGTGCTGGCCCACGTCCCCGGCCACCTGCTCGCCGGGGACGACGTCACGACCCTGCAGCGCCGGCTGCTCGACCTGGGCTTCGACGTCGGCCGGGTGGACGGCGTGTTCGGAACGCACACCGAGCGGGCGGTCAAGGAGTTCCAGCGCAACGTCGGCAGCACGGTTGACGGACTGTGCGGACCCCTCACGTTCCGGGCCCTGGAGCGGCTCAGCCGCACGGTCGTCGGCGGGGCGCCGGAGGCGCTGTGGGAGGCCGAGCGAATCCGGCACCGGGGCCGGCTGCGGGTCGTGCTGATCGACCCGGGGCACGGGGGCCTGGACCGGGGTGCCTGCGCGCCCGAGCGGCCGGAGGTCGATGAGGCCCGGCTGGCCGAGGACCTCGCCGCGCGGGTCGAGGGCCGGCTGGCCGTGTCCGGTGTGGTGGTCCACCTGAGCCGGGGCCGGCTGCGTCCGGGTGACCCGGCTCCAGACGACGGGGAGCGGGCCGCCGTGGCCAACCGGCTGGACGCCGACCTGGTCATCTCGCTGCACTGCGACGCCTCCGCCGACCGGATGGCCAACGGCGTGGCCACCTACTACTACGGCAATCGGGCGCTGGGGGTGCACTCCGCGATCGGGGAGACCTTCGCCGGGTTGGTCCAGGACGAGATCGCGGCCCGCACCGGCCTGCGGGACTGCCACACCCATGGCAAGACCTGGGGGCTGCTGCGGCACACCGTGATGCCCGCCGTGCGGATCGAGGTGGGATACCTCACCCACCCGCAGGACGCCGCCCGGCTGGCCGACCCGGCGTTTCGCGACCTGGTGGCCGAGGCGGTCGTGGCCGCCGTCCAGCGGCTGTCCGAGCCCCGCGACGAGGACCCGCGGGTGCTCAGACTGCCTCACCTCGTGGGCTGA
- a CDS encoding GNAT family N-acetyltransferase has protein sequence MARRVVGLTLDNLDDLTTRCRSCVLWELDPMSGRRAHDRGAAAAEKEAWVSAALLDWGSCGRVLYLDGEVAGHALYAPPAYLPGETRFPTAPVAPDAVLLTTVDVRPAHRGGGLGRVLVQSVAKDLTRRGIRAMEAYGDARPGAQQLADSCTPPVGFLLGVGFKTVRPHPRYPRLRLDLRTALSWREDVEGALERLLGSVHRGRPIPVRAPRSTSGPLSPRGEAV, from the coding sequence GTGGCGCGACGCGTCGTCGGGCTGACGCTGGACAACCTGGACGACCTGACGACCCGGTGCCGCAGCTGCGTGCTGTGGGAGCTGGACCCGATGAGCGGGCGCCGGGCCCACGACCGGGGTGCGGCCGCTGCCGAGAAGGAGGCATGGGTCTCGGCCGCGCTGCTCGACTGGGGGTCGTGCGGGCGGGTCCTCTACCTGGACGGCGAGGTCGCCGGCCACGCGCTGTACGCGCCCCCGGCGTACCTGCCCGGCGAGACCCGCTTCCCGACCGCGCCGGTGGCCCCGGACGCCGTGCTCCTCACCACCGTCGACGTGCGCCCGGCGCACCGAGGGGGCGGTCTGGGCCGGGTGCTGGTGCAGTCGGTGGCCAAGGACCTGACCCGGCGTGGGATCCGGGCCATGGAGGCCTACGGGGACGCCCGGCCGGGCGCCCAGCAGCTGGCCGACTCGTGCACCCCGCCGGTGGGCTTCCTGCTCGGCGTCGGGTTCAAGACCGTGCGGCCGCACCCGCGCTACCCGCGGCTGCGGCTGGACCTGCGCACGGCGCTGTCCTGGCGGGAGGACGTCGAGGGGGCGCTCGAGCGGCTGCTCGGCTCGGTGCACCGCGGCCGGCCGATCCCGGTGCGGGCCCCGCGCTCCACCTCCGGGCCGCTCAGCCCACGAGGTGAGGCAGTCTGA
- a CDS encoding PLP-dependent aminotransferase family protein — MTASEIRALFAVASRPEVVSLAGGMPFVSALPLHTVADAVHRLIAERGATALQYGSGQGDVGLREQIAAEVMPTVGVQPHPDDVVVTVGSQQALDLVTRLFCDPGDVVIAEAPSYVGALSVFAAYQVDVVHVHMDDEGLDPVALEEALSRLAAQGRRAKLLYTIPSFHNPAGVSQGPARRSAVLAVAERHGLLVLEDDPYGLLGFDGVVPRALRADSADGVVYLGTFSKTFAPGVRVGWAVAPHGVREKLVLAAEAAVLCPPAFSQLAVSTYLAEEPWWEQVKTFRELYRERRDALLESMAALLPEGTSWTVPGGGFYSWVTLPSELDAAAMLPRAVTARVAYVPGTAFYSGAARADGRRSMRLSYCYPEPDRIREGVRRLAAVIEQELDLLSTFGSAHGPLADAAVDVPTPDSA, encoded by the coding sequence ATGACGGCGTCGGAGATCAGGGCCCTGTTCGCGGTCGCCTCCCGTCCCGAGGTGGTCTCGCTGGCCGGCGGGATGCCGTTCGTCTCGGCGCTGCCGCTCCACACGGTGGCGGACGCCGTGCACCGGCTGATCGCCGAGCGTGGCGCGACGGCGCTGCAGTACGGCTCCGGGCAGGGCGACGTGGGGCTTCGGGAGCAGATCGCCGCGGAGGTGATGCCGACCGTCGGGGTGCAGCCGCACCCGGACGACGTCGTCGTCACCGTCGGCTCGCAGCAGGCTCTCGACCTGGTCACCCGGCTGTTCTGCGACCCGGGGGACGTCGTCATCGCCGAGGCGCCGTCCTACGTCGGGGCCCTGTCGGTGTTCGCGGCCTACCAGGTCGACGTGGTGCACGTGCACATGGACGACGAAGGACTGGACCCGGTCGCCCTCGAGGAGGCGCTGTCCCGGCTGGCTGCGCAGGGCCGGCGGGCCAAGCTGCTCTACACGATCCCGTCGTTCCACAACCCGGCCGGAGTCAGCCAGGGGCCGGCGCGGCGGTCCGCGGTGCTGGCCGTGGCGGAACGACACGGGCTGCTGGTCCTCGAGGACGACCCCTACGGGCTGCTGGGCTTCGACGGTGTCGTCCCGCGGGCGCTGCGGGCGGACTCCGCGGACGGTGTGGTGTACCTGGGCACCTTCTCCAAGACGTTCGCGCCGGGTGTCCGGGTGGGCTGGGCGGTGGCGCCGCACGGTGTCCGGGAGAAGCTGGTGCTGGCCGCCGAGGCGGCGGTGCTGTGCCCCCCGGCGTTCAGCCAGCTGGCCGTGTCCACCTACCTCGCCGAGGAACCCTGGTGGGAGCAGGTGAAGACGTTCCGCGAGCTGTACCGGGAGCGCCGCGACGCCCTGCTCGAGTCGATGGCCGCGCTGCTCCCCGAGGGGACCAGCTGGACCGTGCCCGGCGGCGGCTTCTACTCGTGGGTCACCCTGCCGAGCGAGCTGGACGCCGCCGCCATGCTTCCGCGGGCGGTGACGGCGCGGGTGGCCTACGTGCCCGGGACGGCGTTCTACTCGGGGGCGGCCCGAGCCGACGGCCGGCGGTCCATGCGGCTGTCGTACTGCTATCCCGAGCCGGACCGCATCCGGGAGGGCGTGCGGCGGCTGGCCGCGGTCATCGAGCAGGAGCTCGACCTCTTGTCGACCTTCGGGTCCGCCCATGGGCCATTGGCTGACGCTGCAGTGGATGTTCCGACCCCCGACTCGGCCTGA
- a CDS encoding D-alanine--D-alanine ligase, whose amino-acid sequence MTIVVLAGGLSHERDVSLRSGRRVLDALRGAGTETRLLDVDSALLSRLEADRPSVVVPLLHGASGEDGALRDVLELLGLPYLGSRPSACRTAFDKPSAKAVVAAAGLATPASVALPHSTFRELGASAVLDAIVGSLGLPLMVKPARGGSSLGAVVVRSAGDLPAAMVGSFSYGDTALVEQYVAGTEVAVAVLERDGRAEALPAVEIVPDSGFYDYTARYVAGATEFFAPARLSADVAERCAQAALDAHRALGLRDLSRTDLIVDPAGLPWFLEVNVAPGMTETSLFPQAVAAAGLDLGELLAELAAAATTRGADPRTEGVAG is encoded by the coding sequence GTGACGATCGTGGTCCTCGCCGGCGGGCTGTCGCACGAGCGCGACGTTTCGCTACGGTCCGGCCGCCGGGTCCTGGACGCGCTGCGCGGCGCCGGCACCGAGACCCGGCTGCTCGACGTCGACTCCGCGTTGCTGAGCCGGCTCGAGGCCGACCGTCCCTCCGTCGTCGTCCCGCTGTTGCACGGGGCCTCCGGTGAGGACGGCGCGCTGCGCGACGTGCTCGAGCTGCTCGGCCTGCCCTACCTGGGCTCGCGCCCGAGCGCCTGTCGGACCGCCTTCGACAAGCCCAGTGCGAAGGCCGTGGTGGCCGCCGCCGGGTTGGCCACGCCGGCGTCCGTCGCCCTGCCGCACTCGACGTTTCGCGAGCTGGGGGCCAGCGCGGTGCTCGACGCCATCGTGGGGAGTCTCGGCCTGCCGTTGATGGTCAAACCGGCCCGAGGGGGCTCGTCGTTGGGTGCGGTGGTCGTTCGGTCCGCCGGCGACCTGCCCGCCGCCATGGTGGGCAGCTTCTCCTACGGGGACACCGCGCTGGTCGAGCAGTACGTCGCGGGCACCGAGGTCGCGGTGGCCGTGCTGGAGCGGGACGGGCGCGCCGAGGCGCTGCCCGCGGTGGAGATCGTCCCGGACAGCGGCTTCTACGACTACACCGCGCGGTACGTCGCCGGCGCCACCGAGTTCTTCGCGCCGGCCCGGCTGTCCGCGGACGTGGCCGAACGCTGCGCTCAGGCGGCGCTGGACGCACACCGGGCGCTCGGTCTGCGGGACCTGTCCCGGACCGACCTCATCGTGGACCCGGCCGGCCTGCCCTGGTTCCTCGAGGTGAACGTGGCCCCCGGGATGACCGAGACCTCGCTGTTCCCGCAGGCCGTGGCCGCCGCCGGGCTCGACCTGGGCGAGCTGCTCGCCGAGCTGGCCGCGGCGGCGACCACCCGGGGTGCGGACCCGCGCACGGAGGGGGTCGCGGGCTGA
- a CDS encoding ParB/RepB/Spo0J family partition protein gives MTQRHGGLGRGLGALIPTAPPVTEVAEPELRPVDLPQPVAGAHFAELPITAITPNPRQPRQHFDEEAMAELVHSVREIGLLQPVVVRPIGADRYELVMGERRWRACREAGLTAIPAIVRDTGDDDLLRDALLENLHRSQLNPLEEAAAYDQLLKDFGCTHEELAQRLGRSRPQISNTLRLLRLPPSVQRRLAAGVLSAGHARALLALPDPQAQDRLAHRIAAEGLSVRAVEEIVTVGDDEAPAPRRRGGRPVAPELADLAARLSDRFETRVKVDQGRRHGKLVIEFASRDDLARIVALLDATPGHSE, from the coding sequence GTGACCCAACGGCATGGTGGTCTCGGCCGTGGGCTGGGCGCACTCATCCCCACGGCCCCGCCCGTCACCGAGGTGGCCGAGCCGGAGCTGCGCCCGGTGGACCTGCCGCAGCCGGTGGCCGGGGCGCACTTCGCCGAGCTGCCGATCACGGCCATCACCCCTAACCCGCGGCAGCCGCGGCAGCACTTTGACGAGGAGGCCATGGCCGAGCTCGTGCACTCGGTGCGGGAGATCGGCCTGCTGCAGCCGGTGGTGGTCCGCCCGATCGGTGCCGACCGCTACGAGCTGGTCATGGGCGAGCGGCGCTGGCGGGCCTGCCGGGAGGCCGGCCTGACCGCGATCCCGGCCATCGTCCGGGACACCGGGGACGACGACCTGCTGCGGGACGCGCTGCTGGAGAACCTGCACCGCAGCCAGCTGAACCCGCTGGAGGAGGCCGCGGCCTACGACCAGCTGCTCAAGGACTTCGGCTGCACCCACGAGGAGCTGGCCCAGCGGCTGGGCCGGTCCCGGCCGCAGATCAGCAACACGTTGCGGCTGTTGCGGCTGCCGCCCTCGGTGCAGCGGCGGTTGGCAGCCGGGGTGCTGTCGGCCGGCCATGCCCGGGCGTTGCTTGCGCTGCCGGACCCGCAGGCGCAGGACCGGCTGGCGCACCGGATCGCGGCCGAGGGGCTGTCGGTGCGTGCGGTCGAGGAGATCGTCACGGTGGGGGACGACGAGGCGCCGGCGCCGCGGCGGCGCGGCGGTCGCCCGGTCGCCCCCGAGCTGGCCGACCTCGCGGCTCGGCTGTCCGACCGGTTCGAGACCCGGGTCAAGGTCGACCAGGGCCGTCGGCACGGGAAGCTGGTGATCGAGTTCGCGTCGCGGGACGACCTGGCCCGGATCGTCGCGCTGCTGGACGCGACCCCCGGTCACTCAGAGTAG